From Mucilaginibacter rubeus, a single genomic window includes:
- a CDS encoding carboxypeptidase-like regulatory domain-containing protein, whose product MKKILTIIFCLFVTHAFGQQQISGKVTDEKGSPLVNASVFIAESKNGTMTDTSGHFKLTLQAKGNFKIVVSYIGYKTTARALNTSSISSNIDFVLTPVSHQLKDVIVTSKASNNWKRWGAMFTEQFIGTSAFAAHCTITNPEVIGFDYDDAKQELHAYASEPLIIRNEDLGYLVSLTLVDFTFYTSKNEVDYQGYYLFKEIDGNERRKATWEQNRLKAYSLSFMHFTRALYNDKLKEEGFEVRQFSAGNIREKERIEKLYAQKLNTYLDSAKIEKNKLLDTNQIASKIFNKDSLRYYKKILTNKSEIKMSEPLKAKDISAKSENNITLNFKDQLQVVYKKIKEPEEYYNYRNHAALTTESTTVQSTGISTSQLIMPTKQYPFTELLLEKGIPVEITENGYYNNTNLYLNGFWGWWEKMATKLPYDYEPN is encoded by the coding sequence ATGAAGAAAATACTAACTATCATTTTTTGTCTTTTTGTTACTCATGCTTTTGGCCAGCAGCAAATTAGCGGTAAAGTAACTGACGAAAAAGGCAGCCCGCTGGTAAACGCAAGTGTATTTATTGCTGAATCGAAAAACGGCACTATGACCGATACCAGCGGCCATTTTAAACTCACATTGCAGGCCAAAGGGAATTTCAAAATTGTAGTTTCTTATATCGGCTATAAAACCACCGCCAGGGCATTAAACACCAGCTCTATTTCATCAAACATTGATTTTGTTTTAACTCCCGTAAGTCATCAGCTAAAGGACGTTATAGTTACTTCTAAAGCCAGTAATAACTGGAAACGTTGGGGAGCAATGTTTACAGAACAATTTATCGGCACATCGGCATTCGCCGCACACTGTACCATTACCAATCCCGAAGTGATTGGCTTTGATTATGACGATGCCAAACAGGAGCTTCATGCCTACGCCTCCGAGCCATTAATTATCAGGAATGAAGATCTTGGCTACCTGGTATCGCTAACCCTGGTTGACTTTACATTTTACACATCAAAAAACGAAGTTGATTACCAGGGTTATTACTTATTTAAAGAAATAGACGGAAACGAGCGGAGGAAGGCTACCTGGGAACAAAACCGGCTGAAAGCTTATTCATTGTCGTTTATGCATTTTACCCGGGCGCTATACAACGACAAACTGAAAGAAGAAGGTTTTGAAGTGCGGCAGTTTAGCGCGGGAAACATCAGGGAAAAAGAAAGAATTGAAAAACTTTATGCACAAAAACTTAACACATACCTGGACTCGGCAAAAATTGAGAAAAACAAACTCTTAGACACCAATCAGATAGCTTCCAAAATATTTAATAAAGACTCGCTGCGATATTACAAAAAGATACTGACTAATAAATCCGAGATAAAAATGAGTGAGCCATTAAAGGCTAAAGACATTTCAGCGAAATCAGAAAACAACATTACCTTAAATTTTAAAGATCAGCTGCAGGTTGTTTATAAAAAGATCAAAGAACCTGAAGAATATTATAACTACCGTAACCACGCCGCCTTAACCACCGAAAGCACAACAGTTCAAAGTACTGGTATAAGTACAAGCCAGCTGATTATGCCCACCAAACAATATCCTTTTACCGAGCTACTGCTGGAGAAAGGCATCCCGGTAGAAATTACAGAAAATGGCTATTACAACAATACCAACCTGTACCTTAACGGCTTTTGGGGATGGTGGGAAAAAATGGCAACCAAATTGCCTTATGATTATGAGCCTAATTAA
- a CDS encoding arabinogalactan endo-beta-1,4-galactanase, whose translation MEHRFSVNKILLIALSIIGIGALSAYKPSPAKNVPVKLKLIMGADISFIPQLEAEGHKFYDNGVSKDPFIILKDHGFNYVRLRVFNNPKADSGYSAKAYCGLEDTKKMALRIKDAGMGFLLDFHYSDTWADPGHQHKPAAWKNLNNQQLQDSIKAFTRLTLLTLKQQGTLPDMVQVGNEINHGILWPDGRAKNLDTLAGFLKAGTNTVREVSGKIKVMLHIACGGQNAESRYFVDNMLKRGVKFDIIGESYYPEWHGTPDSLRNNLTDLNTLYKQDVIVVEYSQLKREVNDVAFSLPGNKVKGTFIWEPFSWGETFVDKQGNTNAHMATYDSVKTQYHIADK comes from the coding sequence ATGGAACACAGGTTTAGCGTAAACAAAATATTACTGATAGCATTAAGCATTATAGGTATAGGGGCGTTATCGGCTTATAAACCTTCACCGGCTAAAAATGTTCCGGTCAAGCTTAAGCTAATCATGGGAGCCGATATTTCCTTTATCCCCCAACTGGAAGCCGAAGGACACAAGTTTTATGATAATGGCGTAAGCAAAGACCCGTTCATTATTTTGAAAGATCATGGCTTTAACTACGTGAGGCTCCGCGTTTTCAATAATCCCAAAGCCGATAGCGGTTATTCGGCAAAGGCTTATTGTGGTTTGGAGGATACCAAAAAGATGGCTTTACGCATTAAGGATGCCGGAATGGGCTTTTTACTTGATTTTCATTACAGCGATACCTGGGCCGATCCGGGCCATCAACATAAACCGGCCGCGTGGAAAAATCTCAATAACCAGCAATTACAGGATTCTATAAAAGCATTTACGAGGCTTACCCTGCTTACCCTTAAACAGCAGGGCACCCTGCCCGATATGGTGCAGGTAGGTAATGAAATTAATCATGGTATTTTATGGCCCGATGGTCGCGCTAAAAACCTGGATACGCTTGCCGGTTTCCTGAAGGCCGGTACAAATACGGTAAGAGAGGTGAGCGGCAAGATTAAGGTTATGCTGCACATAGCCTGTGGCGGGCAAAATGCCGAGTCGAGGTACTTTGTTGATAATATGCTTAAAAGGGGAGTTAAATTCGATATCATTGGCGAATCATACTATCCCGAATGGCATGGCACACCTGACAGTTTACGGAACAATCTGACAGATCTTAACACCCTTTATAAACAAGATGTTATAGTAGTTGAATACTCACAACTCAAACGTGAGGTGAATGACGTGGCGTTTTCATTACCCGGCAATAAAGTTAAGGGCACTTTTATTTGGGAGCCCTTTAGCTGGGGCGAAACCTTTGTTGATAAACAAGGAAACACAAACGCGCATATGGCTACTTATGATAGCGTCAAAACTCAATATCACATTGCAGATAAATAA
- a CDS encoding thioredoxin family protein, whose product MNFTAYQELFFDILNSPNPPAPYDNPDYLNYTKLNWSRQQRWLKVGVLNPDLTAAIEKISKPQTWTVITEAWCGDASHTIPFLHRLSELNPLIKVDYQLRDSPPFLIESYLTNGTRSIPKIIISDENNQDLGTWGPRPAECQRLYLQMVKDHVEMSEKKIVLQKWYNEDKGVSFQLEFLDIINHTL is encoded by the coding sequence ATGAATTTTACAGCTTATCAAGAGCTATTTTTCGATATTTTAAACAGCCCTAATCCGCCGGCTCCGTACGATAACCCGGATTATTTAAATTATACAAAGCTTAATTGGTCGCGCCAGCAACGCTGGCTAAAGGTTGGTGTATTAAATCCTGATCTGACTGCCGCTATTGAAAAGATCAGTAAACCACAAACATGGACGGTAATTACAGAAGCCTGGTGCGGCGATGCCTCGCACACCATACCGTTTCTGCACCGTCTTTCGGAGCTTAACCCGCTCATTAAAGTTGACTACCAGTTAAGGGATTCGCCGCCATTTTTAATTGAAAGCTACCTTACCAACGGCACCCGGTCAATCCCGAAGATCATTATTTCGGATGAAAACAATCAGGACCTGGGCACCTGGGGACCGCGACCGGCAGAGTGCCAGCGCTTATACCTGCAAATGGTTAAAGACCACGTTGAAATGAGCGAGAAGAAGATAGTGTTACAAAAATGGTATAATGAAGATAAAGGCGTAAGCTTTCAGCTGGAGTTTTTGGATATTATTAATCATACACTATGA
- a CDS encoding phytase: MNKLSKLAFVALAVAIGNTACGQSQVRNSKGLTIPGSTAPEIKPVVITEPVLYDTDDPAIWVNPADPSKSLIIGTDKNSEGALFVFDLQGKIIKDKVVHGLKRPNNVDLAYGLMLGGKPTDIVITTERMTHKLRIYSLPDMKPVDNGGIDAFVGETGLEYRDLMGISIYTAKNGKMYAIVGRKNGPQNGGYIWQYLLEDDGSGNVKATLARKFGKYSGKKEIESIAVDNELGYIYYSDEQVGVRQYYADPEKGDQELAIFGTSGFKADHEGISIYKLTDTTGYILVSDQGANRFQIFSREGTKANPFEHQLLKIANVAARESDGSDVIATPLNDTFKHGIFVVMSTDKTFHYYRWEDIAGKELKVK; encoded by the coding sequence ATGAATAAATTAAGCAAATTAGCTTTTGTAGCGCTTGCTGTTGCTATAGGTAATACCGCTTGCGGTCAGAGCCAGGTGCGTAACAGTAAAGGCCTTACTATCCCCGGCAGCACAGCCCCCGAAATAAAACCCGTAGTTATTACAGAACCGGTATTGTATGATACCGATGATCCTGCAATATGGGTTAACCCCGCTGATCCGTCTAAAAGCCTTATTATCGGTACAGATAAAAATAGCGAGGGCGCGCTGTTCGTATTCGACCTGCAGGGTAAAATTATTAAGGATAAAGTTGTGCATGGTTTAAAACGCCCAAACAATGTTGACCTTGCCTATGGTTTAATGCTGGGCGGTAAACCAACAGATATTGTTATTACTACCGAACGCATGACCCACAAACTCCGGATCTATTCACTGCCGGATATGAAACCTGTAGATAATGGCGGCATCGACGCTTTTGTTGGTGAAACTGGTTTGGAATACCGCGATTTAATGGGAATCTCTATTTATACCGCGAAAAATGGCAAGATGTACGCCATAGTAGGCCGTAAAAATGGTCCGCAAAACGGCGGCTACATCTGGCAGTATCTGCTTGAGGATGATGGCTCCGGCAATGTAAAAGCTACATTGGCGCGTAAGTTTGGTAAATACAGTGGCAAAAAAGAGATAGAGTCAATTGCTGTTGATAACGAGCTGGGCTATATCTACTACTCCGATGAGCAGGTAGGCGTGCGCCAGTATTATGCCGATCCGGAAAAAGGCGACCAGGAACTGGCAATATTCGGCACCTCTGGCTTTAAGGCCGATCACGAAGGTATTTCGATTTATAAATTAACCGATACAACAGGCTATATCCTGGTATCCGACCAGGGCGCTAACCGCTTTCAGATTTTTAGCAGAGAGGGTACCAAAGCAAATCCTTTTGAACATCAATTGCTGAAAATTGCCAACGTTGCCGCAAGGGAAAGTGATGGCAGCGACGTGATTGCTACTCCGTTAAATGATACTTTTAAGCATGGCATTTTTGTGGTGATGAGTACCGATAAAACTTTTCACTATTACCGCTGGGAAGATATAGCTGGTAAGGAGTTGAAGGTAAAATAA